A genomic segment from Nodularia sphaerocarpa UHCC 0038 encodes:
- the psb34 gene encoding photosystem II assembly protein Psb34 — MYTTINESGILNNYANEPQIYCATYPNEQEQRQYAVQAAFATLLVTTLILVALGVS, encoded by the coding sequence ATGTATACAACCATTAACGAAAGCGGTATTTTAAATAACTACGCCAACGAACCCCAAATTTACTGCGCTACCTACCCTAACGAGCAGGAGCAACGTCAATATGCTGTGCAAGCTGCGTTTGCTACATTGCTTGTGACTACTTTAATTTTGGTTGCTTTGGGCGTTAGCTAA